In Bos taurus isolate L1 Dominette 01449 registration number 42190680 breed Hereford chromosome 11, ARS-UCD2.0, whole genome shotgun sequence, one DNA window encodes the following:
- the LOXL3 gene encoding lysyl oxidase homolog 3 isoform X1 has translation MGPVSVWQWSLWGLLLCLLCSSCLGSPTPSTAPEKRAGSQGLRFRLAGFPRKPSEGRVEIQRAGEWGTICDDDFTLQAAHVLCRELGFTEATGWTHSAKYGPGTGRIWLDNLSCSGTERSVTECASRGWGNSDCTHDEDAGVICKDERLPGFSDSNVIEVEHHLQVEEVRLRPAVGRGRRPLPVTEGLVEVRLPDGWSQVCDKGWSAHNSHVICGMLGFPSEKRVNVGFYRLFLTLLLSYPHRKLRKRAAKASARRSKPLGRPVTKLKAKPQTRMGRGPIKRLLAQRQQHSFGLHGVACVGTEAHLSLCSLEFYRANDTTRCPGGAPAVVSCVPSPLYAASSGQKKQQSKPQGEARVRLKGGAHPGEGRVEVLKAGTWGTVCDRKWDLQAASVVCRELGFGSAREALSGARMGQGMGAIHLSEVRCSGQELSLWKCPHKNITAEDCSHSQDAGVRCNLPYTGVETKIRLSGGRSRHEGRVEVQIGGPGSFRWGLICGDDWGTLEAMVACRQLGLGYANHGLQETWYWDSGNVTDVVMSGVRCTGAELSLDQCAHHGTHVTCKRTGSRFTAGVICSETASDLLLHSALVQETAYIEDRPLHMLYCAAEENCLASSARSANWPYGHRRLLRFSSQIHNLGRADFRPKAGRHSWVWHECHGHYHSMDIFTHYDILTPNGTKVAEGHKASFCLEDTECQEDVSKRYECANFGEQGITVGCWDLYRHDIDCQWIDITDVKPGNYILQVVINPNFEVAESDFTNNAMKCNCKYDGHRIWVHNCHIGDAFSEEANRRFERYPGQTSNQII, from the exons ATGGGACCTGTCAGCGTTTGGCAGTGGAGCCTGTGGGGGTTGCTGCTGTGCCTGCTGTGCAGTTCGTGCCTGGGATCTCCAACCCCATCCACGGCACCTGAGAAGAGGGCTGGGAGCCAGGGGCTGCGGTTTCGGCTGGCTGGTTTCCCCAGGAAGCCATCCGAGGGCCGTGTGGAGATACAGCGGGCTGGTGAATGGGGCACCATCTGCGATGATGACTTCACGCTGCAGGCTGCTCATGTCCTATGCCGGGAGCTGGGcttcacagaggccacaggctgGACCCACAGTGCCAAATATGGCCCTGGAACAG GCCGCATCTGGCTGGACAACCTGAGCTGCAGTGGGACTGAGCGGAGTGTGACTGAATGTGCCTCCCGGGGTTGGGGGAACAGTGACTGTACCCACGATGAGGATGCTGGGGTCATCTGCAAGGACGAGCgcctccctggcttctcagatTCCAATGTCATTGAG GTAGAGCATCACCTGCAAGTGGAGGAGGTGCGACTTCGGCCAGCTGTTGGAAGGGGCAGACGGCCCCTGCCTGTGACTGAGGGACTGGTCGAAGTCAGGCTTCCGGATGGCTGGTCGCAAGTGTGTGACAAAGGCTGGAGTGCGCacaacagccatgtgatctgcgGGATGCTGGGCTTCCCGAGCGAAAAGCGGGTCAACGTGGGCTTCTACAG ACTGTTCCTGACTCTGCTGTTGTCTTATCCTCACAGAAAGTTGAGGAAGCGAGCGGCCAAAGCCTCGGCCCGACGCTCCAAGCCCCTTGGAAG aCCAGTCACCAAGCTTAAAGCCAAACCCCAAACCCGAATGGGCAGGGGGCCTATTAAGAG GCTGCTGGCCCAGCGGCAGCAACACTCCTTTGGTCTGCATGGGGTGGCGTGCGTGGGCACGGAGGCCCACCTCTCCCTCTGCTCTTTGGAATTCTATCGAGCCAATGACACCACCAGGTGCCCGGGGGGGGCCCCTGCGGTGGTGAGCTGTGTGCCAAGCCCTCTCTACGCAGCATCCAGTGGCCAGAAGAAGCAACAGTCGAAGCCTCAGGGGGAG GCCCGAGTGCGTCTAAAGGGCGGCGCCCACCCAGGAGAGGGCCGGGTAGAAGTCCTGAAGGCTGGCACGTGGGGCACGGTCTGTGATCGCAAGTGGGACCTGCAAGCAGCCAGCGTGGTGTGTCGGGAGCTAGGCTTCGGGAGTGCTCGAGAGGCTCTGAGCGGTGCCCGCATGGGGCAGG GCATGGGTGCCATCCATTTAAGTGAAGTTAGATGCTCTGGACAGGAACTCTCTCTCTGGAAGTGCCCCCACAAGAACATCACAGCTGAAGACTGCTCGCATAGCCAAGATGCTGGCGTCCGATGCAACCTGCCCTACACTGGGGTAGAGACCAAG ATCCGACTCAGCGGGGGCCGCAGCCGACATGAAGGGCGAGTCGAAGTGCAAATAGGGGGACCTGGGTCCTTTCGCTGGGGCCTCATCTGTGGAGATGACTGGGGAACACTGGAGGCCATGGTTGCCTGCAGGCAGCTTGGACTGGGCTATGCCAACCACGGCCTACAG GAGACCTGGTACTGGGATTCAGGAAATGTGACAGACGTGGTGATGAGTGGAGTGCGCTGCACAGGGGCTGAGCTGTCCCTGGACCAGTGTGCTCATCATGGCACCCATGTCACCTGCAAGAGGACAGGAAGCCGTTTTACTGCTGGAGTCATTTGTTCTGAAA CCGCGTCAGATCTGCTGTTGCACTCAGCACTGGTGCAGGAGACCGCTTACATCGAGGACCGGCCTCTGCACATGCTGTATTGTGCTGCTGAAGAGAACTGCCTGGCCAGCTCGGCCCGCTCAGCCAACTGGCCTTACGGCCACCGGCGTCTGCTCAGATTCTCCTCCCAGATCCACAACCTGGGACGTGCTGACTTCAGGCCCAAGGCTGGGCGCCACTCCTGGGTGTGGCATGAATGTCATGG GCATTATCACAGTATGGACATCTTCACTCACTACGATATCCTGACCCCCAACGGCACCAAGGTGGCCGAGGGCCACAAAGCTAGTTTCTGTCTAGAAGACACCGAATGTCAGGAGG ATGTCTCCAAGAGGTATGAGTGTGCCAACTTTGGAGAGCAGGGCATCACTGTGGGTTGCTGGGATCTCTACCGGCATGACATCGACTGTCAATGGATTGACATCACAGATGTGAAACCAGGAAACTACATTCTGCAG GTAGTCATCAACCCCAATTTTGAAGTAGCAGAGAGTGACTTCACCAACAACGCCATGAAATGTAACTGCAAATATGATGGACATCGCATCTGGGTGCACAACTGTCACATTG GGGATGCCTTCAGTGAAGAGGCCAACAGGAGGTTTGAACGCTACCCTGGCCAGACCAGTAACCAGATCATCTAA
- the LOXL3 gene encoding lysyl oxidase homolog 3 isoform X2, with protein sequence MGPVSVWQWSLWGLLLCLLCSSCLGSPTPSTAPEKRAGSQGLRFRLAGFPRKPSEGRVEIQRAGEWGTICDDDFTLQAAHVLCRELGFTEATGWTHSAKYGPGTGRIWLDNLSCSGTERSVTECASRGWGNSDCTHDEDAGVICKDERLPGFSDSNVIEVEHHLQVEEVRLRPAVGRGRRPLPVTEGLVEVRLPDGWSQVCDKGWSAHNSHVICGMLGFPSEKRVNVGFYRKLRKRAAKASARRSKPLGRPVTKLKAKPQTRMGRGPIKRLLAQRQQHSFGLHGVACVGTEAHLSLCSLEFYRANDTTRCPGGAPAVVSCVPSPLYAASSGQKKQQSKPQGEARVRLKGGAHPGEGRVEVLKAGTWGTVCDRKWDLQAASVVCRELGFGSAREALSGARMGQGMGAIHLSEVRCSGQELSLWKCPHKNITAEDCSHSQDAGVRCNLPYTGVETKIRLSGGRSRHEGRVEVQIGGPGSFRWGLICGDDWGTLEAMVACRQLGLGYANHGLQETWYWDSGNVTDVVMSGVRCTGAELSLDQCAHHGTHVTCKRTGSRFTAGVICSETASDLLLHSALVQETAYIEDRPLHMLYCAAEENCLASSARSANWPYGHRRLLRFSSQIHNLGRADFRPKAGRHSWVWHECHGHYHSMDIFTHYDILTPNGTKVAEGHKASFCLEDTECQEDVSKRYECANFGEQGITVGCWDLYRHDIDCQWIDITDVKPGNYILQVVINPNFEVAESDFTNNAMKCNCKYDGHRIWVHNCHIGDAFSEEANRRFERYPGQTSNQII encoded by the exons ATGGGACCTGTCAGCGTTTGGCAGTGGAGCCTGTGGGGGTTGCTGCTGTGCCTGCTGTGCAGTTCGTGCCTGGGATCTCCAACCCCATCCACGGCACCTGAGAAGAGGGCTGGGAGCCAGGGGCTGCGGTTTCGGCTGGCTGGTTTCCCCAGGAAGCCATCCGAGGGCCGTGTGGAGATACAGCGGGCTGGTGAATGGGGCACCATCTGCGATGATGACTTCACGCTGCAGGCTGCTCATGTCCTATGCCGGGAGCTGGGcttcacagaggccacaggctgGACCCACAGTGCCAAATATGGCCCTGGAACAG GCCGCATCTGGCTGGACAACCTGAGCTGCAGTGGGACTGAGCGGAGTGTGACTGAATGTGCCTCCCGGGGTTGGGGGAACAGTGACTGTACCCACGATGAGGATGCTGGGGTCATCTGCAAGGACGAGCgcctccctggcttctcagatTCCAATGTCATTGAG GTAGAGCATCACCTGCAAGTGGAGGAGGTGCGACTTCGGCCAGCTGTTGGAAGGGGCAGACGGCCCCTGCCTGTGACTGAGGGACTGGTCGAAGTCAGGCTTCCGGATGGCTGGTCGCAAGTGTGTGACAAAGGCTGGAGTGCGCacaacagccatgtgatctgcgGGATGCTGGGCTTCCCGAGCGAAAAGCGGGTCAACGTGGGCTTCTACAG AAAGTTGAGGAAGCGAGCGGCCAAAGCCTCGGCCCGACGCTCCAAGCCCCTTGGAAG aCCAGTCACCAAGCTTAAAGCCAAACCCCAAACCCGAATGGGCAGGGGGCCTATTAAGAG GCTGCTGGCCCAGCGGCAGCAACACTCCTTTGGTCTGCATGGGGTGGCGTGCGTGGGCACGGAGGCCCACCTCTCCCTCTGCTCTTTGGAATTCTATCGAGCCAATGACACCACCAGGTGCCCGGGGGGGGCCCCTGCGGTGGTGAGCTGTGTGCCAAGCCCTCTCTACGCAGCATCCAGTGGCCAGAAGAAGCAACAGTCGAAGCCTCAGGGGGAG GCCCGAGTGCGTCTAAAGGGCGGCGCCCACCCAGGAGAGGGCCGGGTAGAAGTCCTGAAGGCTGGCACGTGGGGCACGGTCTGTGATCGCAAGTGGGACCTGCAAGCAGCCAGCGTGGTGTGTCGGGAGCTAGGCTTCGGGAGTGCTCGAGAGGCTCTGAGCGGTGCCCGCATGGGGCAGG GCATGGGTGCCATCCATTTAAGTGAAGTTAGATGCTCTGGACAGGAACTCTCTCTCTGGAAGTGCCCCCACAAGAACATCACAGCTGAAGACTGCTCGCATAGCCAAGATGCTGGCGTCCGATGCAACCTGCCCTACACTGGGGTAGAGACCAAG ATCCGACTCAGCGGGGGCCGCAGCCGACATGAAGGGCGAGTCGAAGTGCAAATAGGGGGACCTGGGTCCTTTCGCTGGGGCCTCATCTGTGGAGATGACTGGGGAACACTGGAGGCCATGGTTGCCTGCAGGCAGCTTGGACTGGGCTATGCCAACCACGGCCTACAG GAGACCTGGTACTGGGATTCAGGAAATGTGACAGACGTGGTGATGAGTGGAGTGCGCTGCACAGGGGCTGAGCTGTCCCTGGACCAGTGTGCTCATCATGGCACCCATGTCACCTGCAAGAGGACAGGAAGCCGTTTTACTGCTGGAGTCATTTGTTCTGAAA CCGCGTCAGATCTGCTGTTGCACTCAGCACTGGTGCAGGAGACCGCTTACATCGAGGACCGGCCTCTGCACATGCTGTATTGTGCTGCTGAAGAGAACTGCCTGGCCAGCTCGGCCCGCTCAGCCAACTGGCCTTACGGCCACCGGCGTCTGCTCAGATTCTCCTCCCAGATCCACAACCTGGGACGTGCTGACTTCAGGCCCAAGGCTGGGCGCCACTCCTGGGTGTGGCATGAATGTCATGG GCATTATCACAGTATGGACATCTTCACTCACTACGATATCCTGACCCCCAACGGCACCAAGGTGGCCGAGGGCCACAAAGCTAGTTTCTGTCTAGAAGACACCGAATGTCAGGAGG ATGTCTCCAAGAGGTATGAGTGTGCCAACTTTGGAGAGCAGGGCATCACTGTGGGTTGCTGGGATCTCTACCGGCATGACATCGACTGTCAATGGATTGACATCACAGATGTGAAACCAGGAAACTACATTCTGCAG GTAGTCATCAACCCCAATTTTGAAGTAGCAGAGAGTGACTTCACCAACAACGCCATGAAATGTAACTGCAAATATGATGGACATCGCATCTGGGTGCACAACTGTCACATTG GGGATGCCTTCAGTGAAGAGGCCAACAGGAGGTTTGAACGCTACCCTGGCCAGACCAGTAACCAGATCATCTAA
- the LOXL3 gene encoding lysyl oxidase homolog 3 precursor — protein sequence MGPVSVWQWSLWGLLLCLLCSSCLGSPTPSTAPEKRAGSQGLRFRLAGFPRKPSEGRVEIQRAGEWGTICDDDFTLQAAHVLCRELGFTEATGWTHSAKYGPGTGRIWLDNLSCSGTERSVTECASRGWGNSDCTHDEDAGVICKDERLPGFSDSNVIEVEHHLQVEEVRLRPAVGRGRRPLPVTEGLVEVRLPDGWSQVCDKGWSAHNSHVICGMLGFPSEKRVNVGFYRLLAQRQQHSFGLHGVACVGTEAHLSLCSLEFYRANDTTRCPGGAPAVVSCVPSPLYAASSGQKKQQSKPQGEARVRLKGGAHPGEGRVEVLKAGTWGTVCDRKWDLQAASVVCRELGFGSAREALSGARMGQGMGAIHLSEVRCSGQELSLWKCPHKNITAEDCSHSQDAGVRCNLPYTGVETKIRLSGGRSRHEGRVEVQIGGPGSFRWGLICGDDWGTLEAMVACRQLGLGYANHGLQETWYWDSGNVTDVVMSGVRCTGAELSLDQCAHHGTHVTCKRTGSRFTAGVICSETASDLLLHSALVQETAYIEDRPLHMLYCAAEENCLASSARSANWPYGHRRLLRFSSQIHNLGRADFRPKAGRHSWVWHECHGHYHSMDIFTHYDILTPNGTKVAEGHKASFCLEDTECQEDVSKRYECANFGEQGITVGCWDLYRHDIDCQWIDITDVKPGNYILQVVINPNFEVAESDFTNNAMKCNCKYDGHRIWVHNCHIGDAFSEEANRRFERYPGQTSNQII from the exons ATGGGACCTGTCAGCGTTTGGCAGTGGAGCCTGTGGGGGTTGCTGCTGTGCCTGCTGTGCAGTTCGTGCCTGGGATCTCCAACCCCATCCACGGCACCTGAGAAGAGGGCTGGGAGCCAGGGGCTGCGGTTTCGGCTGGCTGGTTTCCCCAGGAAGCCATCCGAGGGCCGTGTGGAGATACAGCGGGCTGGTGAATGGGGCACCATCTGCGATGATGACTTCACGCTGCAGGCTGCTCATGTCCTATGCCGGGAGCTGGGcttcacagaggccacaggctgGACCCACAGTGCCAAATATGGCCCTGGAACAG GCCGCATCTGGCTGGACAACCTGAGCTGCAGTGGGACTGAGCGGAGTGTGACTGAATGTGCCTCCCGGGGTTGGGGGAACAGTGACTGTACCCACGATGAGGATGCTGGGGTCATCTGCAAGGACGAGCgcctccctggcttctcagatTCCAATGTCATTGAG GTAGAGCATCACCTGCAAGTGGAGGAGGTGCGACTTCGGCCAGCTGTTGGAAGGGGCAGACGGCCCCTGCCTGTGACTGAGGGACTGGTCGAAGTCAGGCTTCCGGATGGCTGGTCGCAAGTGTGTGACAAAGGCTGGAGTGCGCacaacagccatgtgatctgcgGGATGCTGGGCTTCCCGAGCGAAAAGCGGGTCAACGTGGGCTTCTACAG GCTGCTGGCCCAGCGGCAGCAACACTCCTTTGGTCTGCATGGGGTGGCGTGCGTGGGCACGGAGGCCCACCTCTCCCTCTGCTCTTTGGAATTCTATCGAGCCAATGACACCACCAGGTGCCCGGGGGGGGCCCCTGCGGTGGTGAGCTGTGTGCCAAGCCCTCTCTACGCAGCATCCAGTGGCCAGAAGAAGCAACAGTCGAAGCCTCAGGGGGAG GCCCGAGTGCGTCTAAAGGGCGGCGCCCACCCAGGAGAGGGCCGGGTAGAAGTCCTGAAGGCTGGCACGTGGGGCACGGTCTGTGATCGCAAGTGGGACCTGCAAGCAGCCAGCGTGGTGTGTCGGGAGCTAGGCTTCGGGAGTGCTCGAGAGGCTCTGAGCGGTGCCCGCATGGGGCAGG GCATGGGTGCCATCCATTTAAGTGAAGTTAGATGCTCTGGACAGGAACTCTCTCTCTGGAAGTGCCCCCACAAGAACATCACAGCTGAAGACTGCTCGCATAGCCAAGATGCTGGCGTCCGATGCAACCTGCCCTACACTGGGGTAGAGACCAAG ATCCGACTCAGCGGGGGCCGCAGCCGACATGAAGGGCGAGTCGAAGTGCAAATAGGGGGACCTGGGTCCTTTCGCTGGGGCCTCATCTGTGGAGATGACTGGGGAACACTGGAGGCCATGGTTGCCTGCAGGCAGCTTGGACTGGGCTATGCCAACCACGGCCTACAG GAGACCTGGTACTGGGATTCAGGAAATGTGACAGACGTGGTGATGAGTGGAGTGCGCTGCACAGGGGCTGAGCTGTCCCTGGACCAGTGTGCTCATCATGGCACCCATGTCACCTGCAAGAGGACAGGAAGCCGTTTTACTGCTGGAGTCATTTGTTCTGAAA CCGCGTCAGATCTGCTGTTGCACTCAGCACTGGTGCAGGAGACCGCTTACATCGAGGACCGGCCTCTGCACATGCTGTATTGTGCTGCTGAAGAGAACTGCCTGGCCAGCTCGGCCCGCTCAGCCAACTGGCCTTACGGCCACCGGCGTCTGCTCAGATTCTCCTCCCAGATCCACAACCTGGGACGTGCTGACTTCAGGCCCAAGGCTGGGCGCCACTCCTGGGTGTGGCATGAATGTCATGG GCATTATCACAGTATGGACATCTTCACTCACTACGATATCCTGACCCCCAACGGCACCAAGGTGGCCGAGGGCCACAAAGCTAGTTTCTGTCTAGAAGACACCGAATGTCAGGAGG ATGTCTCCAAGAGGTATGAGTGTGCCAACTTTGGAGAGCAGGGCATCACTGTGGGTTGCTGGGATCTCTACCGGCATGACATCGACTGTCAATGGATTGACATCACAGATGTGAAACCAGGAAACTACATTCTGCAG GTAGTCATCAACCCCAATTTTGAAGTAGCAGAGAGTGACTTCACCAACAACGCCATGAAATGTAACTGCAAATATGATGGACATCGCATCTGGGTGCACAACTGTCACATTG GGGATGCCTTCAGTGAAGAGGCCAACAGGAGGTTTGAACGCTACCCTGGCCAGACCAGTAACCAGATCATCTAA
- the LOXL3 gene encoding lysyl oxidase homolog 3 isoform X3, protein MGQGMGAIHLSEVRCSGQELSLWKCPHKNITAEDCSHSQDAGVRCNLPYTGVETKIRLSGGRSRHEGRVEVQIGGPGSFRWGLICGDDWGTLEAMVACRQLGLGYANHGLQETWYWDSGNVTDVVMSGVRCTGAELSLDQCAHHGTHVTCKRTGSRFTAGVICSETASDLLLHSALVQETAYIEDRPLHMLYCAAEENCLASSARSANWPYGHRRLLRFSSQIHNLGRADFRPKAGRHSWVWHECHGHYHSMDIFTHYDILTPNGTKVAEGHKASFCLEDTECQEDVSKRYECANFGEQGITVGCWDLYRHDIDCQWIDITDVKPGNYILQVVINPNFEVAESDFTNNAMKCNCKYDGHRIWVHNCHIGDAFSEEANRRFERYPGQTSNQII, encoded by the exons ATGGGGCAGG GCATGGGTGCCATCCATTTAAGTGAAGTTAGATGCTCTGGACAGGAACTCTCTCTCTGGAAGTGCCCCCACAAGAACATCACAGCTGAAGACTGCTCGCATAGCCAAGATGCTGGCGTCCGATGCAACCTGCCCTACACTGGGGTAGAGACCAAG ATCCGACTCAGCGGGGGCCGCAGCCGACATGAAGGGCGAGTCGAAGTGCAAATAGGGGGACCTGGGTCCTTTCGCTGGGGCCTCATCTGTGGAGATGACTGGGGAACACTGGAGGCCATGGTTGCCTGCAGGCAGCTTGGACTGGGCTATGCCAACCACGGCCTACAG GAGACCTGGTACTGGGATTCAGGAAATGTGACAGACGTGGTGATGAGTGGAGTGCGCTGCACAGGGGCTGAGCTGTCCCTGGACCAGTGTGCTCATCATGGCACCCATGTCACCTGCAAGAGGACAGGAAGCCGTTTTACTGCTGGAGTCATTTGTTCTGAAA CCGCGTCAGATCTGCTGTTGCACTCAGCACTGGTGCAGGAGACCGCTTACATCGAGGACCGGCCTCTGCACATGCTGTATTGTGCTGCTGAAGAGAACTGCCTGGCCAGCTCGGCCCGCTCAGCCAACTGGCCTTACGGCCACCGGCGTCTGCTCAGATTCTCCTCCCAGATCCACAACCTGGGACGTGCTGACTTCAGGCCCAAGGCTGGGCGCCACTCCTGGGTGTGGCATGAATGTCATGG GCATTATCACAGTATGGACATCTTCACTCACTACGATATCCTGACCCCCAACGGCACCAAGGTGGCCGAGGGCCACAAAGCTAGTTTCTGTCTAGAAGACACCGAATGTCAGGAGG ATGTCTCCAAGAGGTATGAGTGTGCCAACTTTGGAGAGCAGGGCATCACTGTGGGTTGCTGGGATCTCTACCGGCATGACATCGACTGTCAATGGATTGACATCACAGATGTGAAACCAGGAAACTACATTCTGCAG GTAGTCATCAACCCCAATTTTGAAGTAGCAGAGAGTGACTTCACCAACAACGCCATGAAATGTAACTGCAAATATGATGGACATCGCATCTGGGTGCACAACTGTCACATTG GGGATGCCTTCAGTGAAGAGGCCAACAGGAGGTTTGAACGCTACCCTGGCCAGACCAGTAACCAGATCATCTAA
- the HTRA2 gene encoding serine protease HTRA2, mitochondrial precursor, which yields MAALRAGRGAGWSLRGWRALWGGRWGKGPLLTPDLRALLTSGTPDPRTRVTYGTPSFRARLSVGVPEPRTCLRSRTSDLRARLIAGTPDPRTPEDSGTPGTRLRVWLAVALGAGGAVLLLFWGGGRGPPAVLASVLGSPPTSPRSQYNFIADVVEKTAPAVVYIEILGRHPFSGREVPISNGSGFVVAADGLIVTNAHVVADRRRVRVRLPSGDTYEAVVTAVDPVADIATLRIQTKEPLPTLPLGRSADVRQGEFVVAMGSPFALQNTITSGIVSSAQRPAKDLGLPQTNVEYIQTDAAIDFGNSGGPLVNLDGEVIGVNTMKVTSGISFAIPSDRLREFLHRGEKKNSWFGISGSQRRYIGVMMLTLTPSILAELQLREPSFPDVQHGVLIHKVILDSPAHRAGLRPGDVILAIGEQLVQNAEDIYEAVRTQSQLAVRIRRGQETLTLYVTPEVTE from the exons ATGGCTGCACTGAGGGCGGGGCGGGGTGCTGGCTGGAGCCTCCGGGGATGGCGGGCTTTGTGGGGGGGTCGCTGGGGAAAGGGACCCCTGTTGACCCCTGACCTCCGGGCCCTGCTGACGTCAGGAACTCCTGACCCTCGGACCCGAGTGACTTATGGGACCCCCAGTTTCAGGGCCCGGTTGTCTGTGGGGGTCCCTGAACCACGGACATGCCTGAGGTCCCGGACTTCGGATCTCCGAGCACGGCTGATCGCTGGGACCCCAGATCCCCGGACCCCGGAAGACTCAGGGACTCCTGGAACCCGTCTGCGCGTGTGGCTAGCGGTGGCGCTGGGCGCTGGAGGGGCAGTACTGTTGTTGttttggggcggggggcggggtccCCCGGCTGTGCTCGCCTCGGTCCTTGGCTCGCCGCCCACCTCTCCCCGGAGCCAGTACAACTTCATCGCGGACGTGGTGGAGAAGACGGCCCCTGCCGTGGTTTATATCGAGATCTTGGGCAG GCACCCTTTTTCGGGCCGTGAAGTCCCTATCTCGAATGGCTCAGGATTCGTGGTGGCTGCCGATGGACTCATCGTTACCAATGCCCATGTGGTGGCTGATCGGCGCCGAGTCCGTGTAAGGCTGCCTAGCGGCGACACGTATGAGGCCGTGGTCACAGCTGTGGATCCTGTGGCAGACATCGCCACGCTGAGGATTCAGACCAAG GAGCCTCTCCCTACGCTGCCCCTGGGACGCTCAGCTGATGTTCGGCAAGGGGAGTTTGTTGTTGCTATGGGAAGTCCCTTTGCACTGCAGAACACAATCACCTCCGGCATTGTCAGCTCTGCTCAGCGTCCAGCCAAAGATCTGGGCCTTCCCCAAACCAATGTGGAGTATATCCAGACTGATGCAGCTATTGAT TTTGGAAACTCTGGAGGTCCCCTGGTCAACCTG GATGGGGAGGTGATTGGGGTGAATACCATGAAGGTCACATCTGGAATCTCCTTTGCCATCCCTTCTGATCGCCTTCGAGAGTTTCTGCATCGTGGAGAAAAGAAGA ACTCCTGGTTTGGAATCAGTGGGTCCCAGCGCCGCTACATTGGGGTGATGATGCTGACCTTGACTCCCAG CATCCTTGCTGAACTACAGCTTCGAGAACCAAGCTTTCCTGATGTTCAGCATGGTGTGCTCATCCATAAAGTCATCCTGGACTCCCCTGCTCACCG GGCTGGTCTACGACCTGGTGATGTGATCTTGGCCATTGGGGAGCAGCTGGTACAAAATGCTGAAGATATTTATGAAGCTGTTCGAACCCAATCCCAACTGGCAGTGCGGATCCGGCGAGGACAGGAAACTCTGACCTTATATGTGACCCCTGAAGTCACGGAATGA